A region from the Halobellus litoreus genome encodes:
- a CDS encoding HAD family hydrolase, translating to MTITAVGFDLDETLAVPTRERTAILADATADADAPPLSREAYLDVHSRHLTSDSRTPIFEELLSEYDTEADPESLANAYRREIADALVPVPGAEPFLQGLRTKYRVGLLTNGPRTAQRDKLTTLGWTDAFDVALVTGDLDAGKPDPVAFASLLDELGSAPGETAYVGDDVDADIAGADNAGLVPIQVLYEGGPEPSPRAAAHVSRAELIDRLPELLEEL from the coding sequence GTGACTATAACCGCGGTGGGGTTCGACCTCGACGAGACGCTCGCCGTCCCGACGCGGGAGCGCACGGCGATCCTCGCCGACGCCACCGCCGACGCGGACGCGCCGCCGCTGTCGCGGGAGGCGTACCTCGACGTGCACAGTCGACACCTCACGAGCGACAGTCGGACCCCGATCTTCGAGGAACTGCTGTCGGAGTACGACACCGAGGCCGATCCGGAATCGCTCGCGAACGCCTATCGTCGGGAGATCGCCGACGCGCTCGTTCCGGTCCCGGGTGCCGAGCCGTTTCTCCAGGGGTTGCGGACGAAGTACCGGGTCGGGCTCCTCACCAACGGACCGCGGACCGCCCAGCGCGACAAACTGACCACCCTGGGCTGGACGGACGCCTTCGATGTGGCGCTCGTCACAGGCGACCTCGACGCCGGCAAGCCCGACCCGGTCGCGTTCGCGTCGCTGCTCGACGAACTCGGCAGCGCCCCGGGGGAGACCGCCTACGTCGGCGACGACGTCGACGCCGACATCGCGGGGGCCGACAACGCCGGCCTCGTGCCGATCCAGGTGCTCTACGAAGGCGGGCCGGAGCCCTCGCCGCGCGCCGCAGCGCACGTCTCACGGGCGGAGCTGATCGACCGGCTCCCCGAACTGCTGGAAGAACTGTGA
- a CDS encoding DNA double-strand break repair nuclease NurA, giving the protein MTLDPVHVDSIADLAAYLARHVDDTDHVDVASRIWEEFLDPLYGPDGRAVLEPVDEQRLRAVDAEDVALASPPFETVHGLDSGTINPTTFKNGLVLDLAQAAMAAVPSDLDLHRHRSIVAATHVTDETVPIDEPWRKVDEGYCRWRVLQIPRVNRYAEGIVHALALYLAESSHALEHADEVSDLLVLDGPLYPVELLNWRERDAELRALTEELKPRSIVENYIRLVESFVEREVPLCGFVKNPASKRIVGTIREGEAEFDVPWTDDAAFLASLLERRERRGTATEGGPTRGVEGRRTDELTFTNWFVSRGGVDATVAADGDAYGIERELDPTLYEKCFFAVYEPQTDVLYRVETPYAFARDEGVREAITRQLLGDVAANRGPPEAVAKADELARISAREKSSLREKFAETLDTDEVKRYDDVRWGDVDG; this is encoded by the coding sequence GTGACACTGGATCCCGTCCACGTCGACAGCATCGCGGACCTCGCGGCGTACCTCGCGAGACACGTGGACGACACCGACCACGTCGACGTCGCCTCGCGGATCTGGGAGGAGTTCCTGGACCCGCTGTACGGGCCCGACGGGCGGGCCGTCTTGGAACCGGTCGACGAGCAGCGATTGCGCGCGGTCGACGCCGAGGACGTCGCGCTGGCGTCGCCGCCGTTCGAGACGGTCCACGGCCTCGACTCGGGGACGATCAACCCCACGACGTTCAAGAACGGCCTGGTCCTCGACCTCGCGCAGGCCGCGATGGCGGCCGTTCCCTCGGACCTCGACCTGCACCGACACAGGAGCATCGTGGCCGCGACCCACGTCACCGACGAGACGGTCCCGATCGACGAACCCTGGCGGAAGGTCGACGAGGGGTACTGTCGGTGGCGCGTGCTACAGATCCCGCGAGTCAACCGCTACGCCGAGGGGATCGTCCACGCGCTCGCGCTCTACCTCGCCGAGAGCTCGCACGCGCTCGAACACGCCGACGAGGTCTCGGACCTGCTCGTGCTCGACGGGCCGCTGTACCCCGTCGAACTGCTCAACTGGCGCGAACGGGACGCCGAACTCAGAGCGCTCACCGAGGAGTTGAAACCCCGTTCGATCGTCGAGAACTACATCCGCCTCGTCGAGTCGTTCGTCGAGCGCGAGGTTCCCCTCTGCGGATTCGTCAAGAACCCCGCCTCGAAGCGGATCGTGGGCACGATCCGGGAGGGCGAGGCCGAGTTCGACGTGCCCTGGACCGACGACGCCGCGTTCCTCGCCAGTCTGCTCGAACGGCGAGAGCGACGCGGGACGGCGACCGAGGGCGGACCGACGCGGGGCGTCGAGGGCCGGCGGACGGACGAACTGACGTTCACGAACTGGTTCGTCTCTCGCGGCGGCGTCGACGCCACTGTCGCCGCCGACGGCGACGCCTACGGCATCGAGCGGGAACTGGATCCGACGCTGTACGAGAAGTGCTTCTTCGCCGTGTACGAACCGCAGACGGACGTCCTCTACCGCGTGGAGACACCCTACGCGTTCGCGCGCGACGAGGGCGTTCGAGAGGCCATCACCCGCCAGTTGCTCGGCGACGTCGCGGCCAACCGCGGGCCGCCCGAGGCCGTCGCGAAGGCGGACGAACTGGCGAGGATCAGCGCCCGGGAGAAGTCCTCGCTCCGGGAGAAGTTCGCCGAGACGCTCGACACCGACGAGGTCAAGCGATACGACGACGTTCGGTGGGGCGACGTGGACGGGTAG
- a CDS encoding DUF7113 family protein yields MLLIRGHAGGTTLTGTIFERGERAPSYKGAPDEDAPYVWVCDEFYEVESGGSETTIDGETVNVAFESPMPRGFETRERAIEAAKAHVRTQFARVGVPESAVRIEVIKEEPGAEHS; encoded by the coding sequence ATGCTTCTTATCCGCGGTCACGCAGGGGGGACCACGCTCACTGGAACGATCTTCGAGCGTGGGGAGCGCGCGCCCTCGTACAAGGGAGCGCCCGACGAAGACGCCCCCTACGTCTGGGTCTGCGACGAGTTCTACGAGGTCGAGAGCGGCGGCTCGGAGACGACTATCGACGGCGAGACGGTCAACGTCGCCTTCGAGTCGCCGATGCCCCGCGGCTTCGAGACGCGCGAGCGAGCGATCGAGGCGGCCAAAGCACACGTCCGAACGCAGTTCGCCCGCGTCGGCGTCCCCGAGTCGGCGGTCCGGATCGAGGTGATCAAAGAGGAACCGGGCGCGGAGCACTCCTGA